Proteins from a single region of Gossypium arboreum isolate Shixiya-1 chromosome 1, ASM2569848v2, whole genome shotgun sequence:
- the LOC108481266 gene encoding protein PHYTOCHROME KINASE SUBSTRATE 1 isoform X1 — protein MKPANQHPEPEIAPRGEIEEGEIGVFGAEKYFNMELDDGECPKLYDKYSNQIDLHHMTLCASSETSWNIQSVSLPNFTRSRSENRRTKVDGRSFFSSLGSSGSSSDGKSVYLNQNVVHGKDYSKEHIRVDHRPIDMDGTKLVQAKFKVEDEFDTQIFDPRKSLEVFGSSGMNKGDIAKNLERKLCMLTWDAFPNAPTISSIYKSRLLGDDDDEHSEGSSDLFEIGNILGDGEASDGMSSCMMTPYAPSETSIQWSVVTASTAADCSVVSGYNDETKSAKSIRAPASKTTTKEAQRSRSGGILGCRRHKAVMVAESTAYRKRC, from the exons ATGAAGCCTGCAAATCAGCATCCGGAGCCTGAAATTGCTCCAAGAGGTGAGATCGAAGAGGGTGAAATCGGTGTCTTCGGTGCCGAAAAATACTTCAACATGGAGCTCGATGATGGTGAGTGTCCCAAGCTTTATGACAAGTATTCGAACCAAATCGATCTTCATCATATGACTCTTTGTGCAAGTTCAGAAACCAGCTGGAACATCCAATCTGTTTCCTTACCGAATTTTACAAGGAGTCGATCCGAAAACAGGCGAACCAAGGTCGATGGAAGGAGCTTTTTCTCCAGTCTTGGTAGCAGCGGGTCCTCTTCAGATGGGAAATCTGTTTATCTCAATCAAAACGTTGTTCATGGAAAGGATTACAGCAAAGAACACATTCGAGTCGATCACAGGCCTATAGACATGGACGGAACGAAGCTGGTTCAAGCAAAATTTAAGGTGGAAGATGAGTTTGACACCCAGATTTTCGATCCACGAAAATCCCTGGAAGTGTTCGGATCCAGTGGTATGAACAAAGGAGACATAGCCAAGAACCTTGAGAGGAAACTGTGTATGTTAACATGGGATGCCTTTCCAAATGCCCCAACCATTTCATCTATATACAAAAGCAGGCTTCTAGGGGATGATGATGATGAACATAGTGAAGGTAGCTCAGATCTCTTTGAGATAGGCAACATATTAGGCGATGGTGAAGCATCTGATGGCATGTCTAGCTGCATGATGACCCCATATGCACCAAGCGAGACCAGCATTCAATGGAGTGTGGTCACTGCCAGTACTGCAGCTGACTGCTCAGTTGTTTCAGGTTACAATGATGAAACGAAATCAGCGAAAAGTATTAGAGCTCCAGCATCAAAAACCACCACCAAAGAGGCTCAAAGAAGCCGATCAGGTGGGATATTGGGGTGCCGAAGACACAAAGCAGTCATGGTGGCTGAAAGTACTGCATATAGAAAGAGATG ctaa
- the LOC108481266 gene encoding protein PHYTOCHROME KINASE SUBSTRATE 1 isoform X2 yields MKPANQHPEPEIAPRGEIEEGEIGVFGAEKYFNMELDDGECPKLYDKYSNQIDLHHMTLCASSETSWNIQSVSLPNFTRSRSENRRTKVDGRSFFSSLGSSGSSSDGKSVYLNQNVVHGKDYSKEHIRVDHRPIDMDGTKLVQAKFKVEDEFDTQIFDPRKSLEVFGSSGMNKGDIAKNLERKLCMLTWDAFPNAPTISSIYKSRLLGDDDDEHSEGSSDLFEIGNILGDGEASDGMSSCMMTPYAPSETSIQWSVVTASTAADCSVVSGYNDETKSAKSIRAPASKTTTKEAQRSRSGGILGCRRHKAVMVAESTAYRKR; encoded by the coding sequence ATGAAGCCTGCAAATCAGCATCCGGAGCCTGAAATTGCTCCAAGAGGTGAGATCGAAGAGGGTGAAATCGGTGTCTTCGGTGCCGAAAAATACTTCAACATGGAGCTCGATGATGGTGAGTGTCCCAAGCTTTATGACAAGTATTCGAACCAAATCGATCTTCATCATATGACTCTTTGTGCAAGTTCAGAAACCAGCTGGAACATCCAATCTGTTTCCTTACCGAATTTTACAAGGAGTCGATCCGAAAACAGGCGAACCAAGGTCGATGGAAGGAGCTTTTTCTCCAGTCTTGGTAGCAGCGGGTCCTCTTCAGATGGGAAATCTGTTTATCTCAATCAAAACGTTGTTCATGGAAAGGATTACAGCAAAGAACACATTCGAGTCGATCACAGGCCTATAGACATGGACGGAACGAAGCTGGTTCAAGCAAAATTTAAGGTGGAAGATGAGTTTGACACCCAGATTTTCGATCCACGAAAATCCCTGGAAGTGTTCGGATCCAGTGGTATGAACAAAGGAGACATAGCCAAGAACCTTGAGAGGAAACTGTGTATGTTAACATGGGATGCCTTTCCAAATGCCCCAACCATTTCATCTATATACAAAAGCAGGCTTCTAGGGGATGATGATGATGAACATAGTGAAGGTAGCTCAGATCTCTTTGAGATAGGCAACATATTAGGCGATGGTGAAGCATCTGATGGCATGTCTAGCTGCATGATGACCCCATATGCACCAAGCGAGACCAGCATTCAATGGAGTGTGGTCACTGCCAGTACTGCAGCTGACTGCTCAGTTGTTTCAGGTTACAATGATGAAACGAAATCAGCGAAAAGTATTAGAGCTCCAGCATCAAAAACCACCACCAAAGAGGCTCAAAGAAGCCGATCAGGTGGGATATTGGGGTGCCGAAGACACAAAGCAGTCATGGTGGCTGAAAGTACTGCATATAGAAAGAGATG